Part of the Cystobacter ferrugineus genome, CGCGTTGGCGCCCTTGCGCACCGCGGCCCGGTTGCCGTCGGCCTGGCCGATGACCTCGGTGAGGAACTTGTTCTCCTTGCGCAGCTGCGAGCGCAGGGTCTTGGCAGAGTCCGCTTCCAACATCCCGCGGATGGATTTTCCGGCCGAATCGAGGGCCTTGTACTCGAAGACTGGCATGGTGGCTCACTCGGTGGGGCCGCGCGCCCCACCGAGGGGCCGCGGCGTGTCCCTTAGAGATCCTCTTGGGTGATGCTCAGCACCTCGGCGATCGTCGTCTCGCCCAGGGCGATCTTCCGCGCGCCGTCGTCCAGCAGCGTGTGCATGCCATTGGCGATGCCCGCCTTCTTGATGGTGGAGGAGTCCACGTTCTTGAGGGCGAGCTGGCGCACGGTGTCGTCCACGAGCAGCAGCTCGTAGATGCCCGTGCGGCCGCGGTAGCCGTTCTGGCTGCAGGACGTGCACCCGGCGGCCTTGTAGATCTTCTCCACCCCGTGGCGCTCCTTGAGCATCGCGCGGTTGAGGCCAATCTCGCGCAGCTCCTCGTCGGTGGGCGTGTACTGCACGCGGCAGTCCGGGCACACGCGGCGCACCAGACGCTGGGCGAGCACGCCGGTGAGCGAGGAGGCCACGAGGAAGGGCTCCACGCCCATGTCCACCAGACGGGTGATGGCGCTGGGCGAGTCGTTGGTGTGCACCGTGGAGAACACCAGGTGGCCCGTGAGCGACGCCTGGATGGCGATTTCCGCCGTCTCCTTGTCGCGGATCTCGCCCACCATGATGACGTCCGGGTCCTGACGCAGGAAGGAGCGCAGCCCCTGGGCGAACGTCAGGCCGATCTTCGGGCTGATGGCCATCTGGCCAATGCCCTTGAGCTGGTACTCGACCGGGTCCTCGACGGTGAGGATGTTGAGGTCCGGGGTGTTGATGCGCGAGAGCGCGCCGTAGAGCGTGGTCGTCTTGCCGCTACCGGTGGGGCCCGTCACCAGGATGATGCCGTGCGGGCGCCGGATGAGGTGCTCCATCTGATCGAGCATGCTCTTGGCCATGCCCAGCTCGGTCAGATCCAACAGCGTGGTGTTCTTGTCGAGCAGACGCATGACGATGCGCTCGCCATACGTGGTGGGGATGGTGGACAGACGGATGTCGATGTCGCGGCCGGCCATCTTGATGCGGATGCGGCCGTCCTGCGGCAGGCGCTTCTCCGCGATGTTGAGCTGCCCCATGACCTTCACGCGGCTGACGATGGCGCTCTGGTAGCGCTTGGGCGGCTTGATGATCTCCTGCAGCACGCCGTCCACCCGGAAGCGCACCAGCAGCTCGCGCTCCATGGGCTCGATGTGGATGTCGCTCGCGCGCTCCTTGGCGGCGCGGAAGAGCACCGAGTTGACGAGCCGGATGACCGGCGCCTCGTCGCCCTCCACGTCGATGAGGTCCTTGACCTCGTCGATCTCCTGGGCGATCGAATCCAGATCCTGCGCCTCCAGCTCGCCCACGAGCTGCTCGGCCTCGTTGGTGGCGCGGTCGTAGACGCTGTTGATGGCGTCCACGATGGTGGAGGCGAGCGCGATGCGCGGCAGCACGTCCTGGCCGAGCAGCATGCGCGCGTGATCCAACACCGTGGTGTCCAGCGGATCCGCGACCGCGAGCGCCACGGCCCCGTCCTCCACGGACAGGGGCAGGATGCGCGCCTGCTTGGCGAAGTTGATGGGCACGCGCTTGATGAGCTCCGGGTCGATCTCCTCGATGAAGATGCGCGCCAGGTAGGGCAGGTCCAACTGGAGCCCGAGCGCCTTGGCCACATCCTCCTCGCTCGAGGCCTTGAGGCCCACGAGGATCTCCCCCAGCCGGCCGCCCTTGTCGGCCTGGACCTGCAGCGCCTCCTGGAGCTTGTCCTCCGTGAGGCCGCTGGTGCGGCGGAGGATCTCCCCGAGAGGCCGGCCGCACAGGGTGGCGGGGCCGTGGGCAATGACCTGGGTGGCGGCGTCCTGAGGGACGGAGGGGGGGGCGTCAGCGAGCAGGCTCATGGATTATTCCTGGTCTCCGGTGTCCGGCTGGATGCGCAGCCGCTCCGGATCCTCCGGAGGAGGGGCGGACGGAGGCTGGACCTCGGGGGTCTCCGTTGTCGCCGGAGTCTGCAAACCCCCGGCGCCCGGCGAGACTTCCCCCGGGGCCACGGTGGATGTACCGGTAGAGGGAGCGGGCGAGGGGGCGGGCGTGCCGCTGGCGGGCCGCAGGATGCGCTCGCCGGGCATGCCGGGACCGCCGTTCTCCGCCTTCTGCTCCTCGGTGAGCACCGTGCGGCGCATGCGGCCCAGGGGCCCGCTCTTGCGCTCGAAGTCCACGGGCACGTCGTAGCCGGCCACCTGGCCGTAGAACTGCTCCACGAACTGCTGCCGCTCCTGCATCTTGCGCTCGAAGATGCGCCGGAAGTCCGACTGCTCGCGGATGATGTAGGGCGTGAGGAAGAGCAGCAGGTTCGTCTTGGTCTTGCGCTGGTTTGTGGAGCGGAACAGGTGGCCCAGCAGGGGCACGTCCCCGAGGATGGGCACCTTGGAGACGGACTCGAGCGTGCGCTCCTGCATGATGCCGCCGATGACCACCGTCTCCTGATCCTTGGCCACCACCGTCGTCTTCGCGCTGCGCTTGGACGTCGTGGGGCCGAGCACCGGATCCGTCGAGGCGATTTCCTCCGTCTGCTCGGTGATGGCCATGCGGATGAAGTCGCTCTCGTTGATCTGCGGCTTGATGGTGAGCTTGAGCTCCACGTTCTGGCGGGTGATGGGGGCGTACATGCTGCCCAGGCCGCCGAGCGAGCCGAGCAGGGAGTTCACGCCCGTGTTGGTCCCGGTCCCCGTGAGTCCGCCCACGGCCGAGCCCAGCGACGAGGGCGAGAAGCCGGACTGGAAGGGCACGTTCTGGCCCACGGTGATCTCCGCCTCCTCGTTGTCGCTGGTGAGCAGGTGGGGCGTGGAGAGCACGTTGACGTCCGAGCTCTGCTGGAGCGCGTGCAGCACGATGCCGAAGGCGGGGATGTCGATGCCCAGCGCCTTGAGCTCGGGGATGACGGGGCCCTGGAGGCCCGCGAGGAAGCCACCGAAGCTGGCCAGGTTGGCGAGCGAGAAGGAGGGGGGCAGGCCGCTGGTGCTGTACTTGGTGCCCACCAGGCCCGAGCCGGTGCCCAGCGGCGTGGGGACCTGGTAGCCGCTGTGCAGGTTCAACCCGAAGTCGCGGTTGCGGTCCAGGTTGACCTCCATGATGACCGCCTCGACGAACACCTGGCGCCGGGGCTTGTCCAGCTCGCGGATGACGCGCACGAGGCTGCGGTAGTCGCTCTGGCTGGCGATGATGACGAGCGAGTTGGTGCCCTTGTCCGCGGAGATCTTCACCTCGCCGGAGAAGAGCTCGGCGGCGCCGCTCGAGCCCTGCTGACGGGGGCCGCCCGGCACTCCCGGCACGGGGACGGGCGAGCGCGGCCGGTTGCCGGTGCCCTGGGAGAGCGTCTGCAGGGTGCTGGCGATCTCCTCCGAGTTGGCGTTCTCCAGCGGGTAGACGTTGATGCGCTCGGTGCCCGCGGTGGGGATGTCCAGCTCGCGCACCAGGCTCTGGATGCGCTCGAAGGCCGCGGGGCTGGCCACGACGATGAGCTTGTTGGTGCGCTCATCCGGAATCATCTGCGAGAACGTCACCGGGCCGCTGGCCGAGTCGCCGCCCGGGCTGCTGCCGGGCATGGTCTCGCCCATCGAGCCTCCCGGCGGGGTCATCACCGCGGGGGCGCCGCGCGGGGTGCGGCCCTGCTGGGGCATGCCCGGGTTGGGGGTGCCGCCCTTCTGCTCGAAGAGCTTCTGCACCGTGGCGGCTATGTCCTGGGCGGTGGCGTACTGCACCTGGATGATGCGCACCTCGTCGCTGGCCGAGCGCGTGTCGAGCTGCTCGATGATGCGCTCGAGGCGGCGCACGTTGGAGCCCACGTCGTTGATGATGACGATGTCCGGCGGGTACGGGATGGTGTCGCCGTCCTTGGACACGAGCTGCTGGAGCACGCCGCGCAGCGGCTCCACTTCCACGTTCTTGATGCGGAACAGCTTGGTGATCATCTGCTCGTTGCCCGTGTAGGTGCCCTCATCGTCCATGAGCGTGGGGATGGGGTTCTGCTTGGCGGCGCGCTTGTCCACGATCTTCAGGAAGCGCCCGTGCTGGTAGACGGACAGGCCGTTGGCATCGAGCGCCGCGAGGAAGGCCGCGTAGAACTGGTCCGCGTCCACCTCCACGCGCCCGTTCTCCGGGCCGAGGATGGAGATCTTCCCGCGCACGTTCTCCGGGAGGATGAAGGTGCGGCACGTGGCGTCCGACACCGTCTGCACCAGCTTTTCGATATCCACCTTGTCGAAGTAGATGTTGTAGCGGGCGCGGCGGCGCACCTCCTCGCACGTGGGCGTGGGCCGCACGGTCGAGCCATTTCCCTCGGGGGGGGTGCCCTGCGGGGTGATCTGCCGATCGGCGGAGCCGGGAGGAGTGGGGCGCTGGGCCAGGGCGGGCGAGGCCATCGCCAGGGACAGCAGGAGCAACCAGGACGGAAGCGTCTTCATGGAAGGGCGGGGTACGGCGGGGTTAGCGAATGGTGTAGTTCTTGCGGATGCTCGAGCCGTTGCGCTCCAGCTCGATTTCGATCCGCGAGGCTTCCTTCAGCTTGGTGTAGACCTCGAGGGCCTTCTCCGGGCTGTTGAGTTCGAAGCCGTTGATGCGCTTGATGACGTCGCCGTTCTGGACGCCAATCTTCGAGTAGATGGAGTCGGGGCGGATGGAGAAGAGCTTGAAGCCCTGCGCCTGGCCGTCCTTGAAGGCCGGCACGATGCGCGCCTGCATGGCCACGTCGTTGAGGTTGGCCAGGGTGCGATCGATCTCCGTGCGGGGAATCTCGTAGTCGTTCTCGCCGGTGGCGCGGATGCCGTTGCCGAGGCCGGCGTTGGGCGGCGTCTGCACGGGCGTGTTGGTGGGCAGGGGCGGCGGCGTGTACGCGGCCACGGCGCCATCACCCGGCTGGTTGTCGATGTACTCCTTGCGTCCGTTGTTGAGGACGATGACGCGCAGCCGCTCGATGTCGATGACCTGGGCGCTGCTGCCCTCGATGGTGTCGCCCACCATATAGGTGAAGGAGCGCTGGTTGCTCATGTCCTGGATGGACGCCACGCTCCACAGCTTGTCGCTGGCCACCAGCGTGCCCAGCAGCTTCACCCGCAGGCTGCTCTTGACCGGCGCGGCGTTGGGATCCACCGCGGCCTGGGTGGGCTCGGCCACCACGGGTTCGGGCTCCGGTACCGCCACGCCCGTCAGTTCGGACATGCGCCGGATGTCCAGCGAGGCCAGCGTCTCGGTGGGCCGGGCCTTCTGCCGTGCCGCCACCTCACCCGAGGGCAGGGGCGTCAGGGCTGACTCGACGAACAGGTTCACCGTCTTCGCCGCCAGCAGCGCGACGAGCAGGATGAACACCAGGTTCACCGTCCAGAAGTACTTGCGGAAGAAGAGTTCCATCTCACGTCCAGAAAAGGCCTGCCCGGGATTGAGCAAGTGGGGTGCCATCCACATTGGGGAGCGGGCAACCCGATCCTTACAGCCAACTCCTTGAAATCATTCCGGAATAACTCGTCCGGCTGACGCGGGCGGTCCCGGCTTCCGGGGCGCGAGACAAAATGTCAACGCGGCGGGAGGCGGCCTGACGCCCTGTCACTCGTCCGGGAGCGGGCCGGGGCCATCGCCGGCCGAAGGGGTCTCGGACGCCTCGCGCTCGAGCTTGCGGTAGATGGTGCGCGCGGCGATCCCCAGCAGGCGGGCGGCGAGGGTCTTGTCGCCCTTGGTGTGCCGCAAGGTTTCATGGATGACCCGGCGCTCGATCTCCTCCATGGGGGTGCCGATGGGGATGACGAGTTGTCCGGCCGAGCCCACGGGGCCCTTGCGCACCGTCTCCGGCAGGTCGCCCACCTCGAGGATGTCGCCACGGGCGAGCACCACGGCGCGCTCCACCGCGTGCTCCAGCTCACGCACGTTGCCCGGCCAGGCGTAGTTCTCCAGGGCGGAGAGGGCGTCGGGGGAGAAGCCCCGGAGCACCTTGCCATTCTTGCTCGCGAAGCGGCGCAGGAAGGCGTCGGCCAGCAGGGGGATGTCCTCGCGGCGCGAGGCGAGCGCCGGCACTCGCACCTCCACCACGTGCAGGCGGTAATAGAGGTCCTCGCGGAAGCGCCCCTCGGCCACCTCGCGCACCAGGTCCTTGTTGGTGGCGGCCACGATGCGCACATCCACCCGCACGGTCTGCGTGCCGCCCAGGCGCTCGAACTCTCCCTCCTGGAGCACGCGCAAGAGCTTCACCTGGGCGCTCAAGGGCATCTCCCCCACCTCGTCGAGGAAGAGGGTGCCCCCGTGGGCGCGCTCGAAGCGGCCCTCGCGGCGGGACACCGCGCCGGTGAAGGCGCCGCGCTCCACGCCGAACAGCTCCGCCTCGAGGATGCTCTCGGGCAGGGCGCCGCAGTTGATGGCGACGAAGGGGCCCTTGGCGCGCTGGGATTGCTCGTGGAGGGCCCGTGCCGCCAGCTCCTTGCCGGTGCCGGACTCGCCCAAGAGGAGCACGGTGGCGGTGGAGGGCGCCGCCTGGCGCAGGGTGTCCATCATCGCCCGGAAGGCGGGGGACTGGCCCACCATGGCGCGTCCGCCCGGGCCGCTCATCTCCGCGAGCTTCGCCTTGAGGACGCGGTTCTCCGCCGCCAGGTCGTGCTTCTCCAGCGCCTTCTGCACCGCCTTCACCAGGGCATGGCGCTTGAGCGGCTTGGTGATGAAGTCGTAGGCGCCGTCCTTCATGGCGGCCACCGCCGTCTCCACCGTGCCGTAGGCCGTCATCAGCACCACCTCCACGTCCGGGCGGATGGTGCGCGCGGCCTTGAGCAGCTCCTGCCCGTCCATGCCGGGCATCATCAGATCCGTCACCATGACGCTCACCTCGGGCCGGCGCAGCCGCTCGAGCGCCTCGGCGCCCTGGCTGGCGGTGAGCGTCTCCAGGCCCTCGCGCTGGAAGATGCGCGCGACGGAGTCCAGGTTGGCCCGGTCATCATCGACGATCAGGACGGTAGGGGCGGGAGGAGTCGTCATGGT contains:
- the gspE gene encoding type II secretion system ATPase GspE — translated: MSLLADAPPSVPQDAATQVIAHGPATLCGRPLGEILRRTSGLTEDKLQEALQVQADKGGRLGEILVGLKASSEEDVAKALGLQLDLPYLARIFIEEIDPELIKRVPINFAKQARILPLSVEDGAVALAVADPLDTTVLDHARMLLGQDVLPRIALASTIVDAINSVYDRATNEAEQLVGELEAQDLDSIAQEIDEVKDLIDVEGDEAPVIRLVNSVLFRAAKERASDIHIEPMERELLVRFRVDGVLQEIIKPPKRYQSAIVSRVKVMGQLNIAEKRLPQDGRIRIKMAGRDIDIRLSTIPTTYGERIVMRLLDKNTTLLDLTELGMAKSMLDQMEHLIRRPHGIILVTGPTGSGKTTTLYGALSRINTPDLNILTVEDPVEYQLKGIGQMAISPKIGLTFAQGLRSFLRQDPDVIMVGEIRDKETAEIAIQASLTGHLVFSTVHTNDSPSAITRLVDMGVEPFLVASSLTGVLAQRLVRRVCPDCRVQYTPTDEELREIGLNRAMLKERHGVEKIYKAAGCTSCSQNGYRGRTGIYELLLVDDTVRQLALKNVDSSTIKKAGIANGMHTLLDDGARKIALGETTIAEVLSITQEDL
- the gspD gene encoding type II secretion system secretin GspD; translated protein: MKTLPSWLLLLSLAMASPALAQRPTPPGSADRQITPQGTPPEGNGSTVRPTPTCEEVRRRARYNIYFDKVDIEKLVQTVSDATCRTFILPENVRGKISILGPENGRVEVDADQFYAAFLAALDANGLSVYQHGRFLKIVDKRAAKQNPIPTLMDDEGTYTGNEQMITKLFRIKNVEVEPLRGVLQQLVSKDGDTIPYPPDIVIINDVGSNVRRLERIIEQLDTRSASDEVRIIQVQYATAQDIAATVQKLFEQKGGTPNPGMPQQGRTPRGAPAVMTPPGGSMGETMPGSSPGGDSASGPVTFSQMIPDERTNKLIVVASPAAFERIQSLVRELDIPTAGTERINVYPLENANSEEIASTLQTLSQGTGNRPRSPVPVPGVPGGPRQQGSSGAAELFSGEVKISADKGTNSLVIIASQSDYRSLVRVIRELDKPRRQVFVEAVIMEVNLDRNRDFGLNLHSGYQVPTPLGTGSGLVGTKYSTSGLPPSFSLANLASFGGFLAGLQGPVIPELKALGIDIPAFGIVLHALQQSSDVNVLSTPHLLTSDNEEAEITVGQNVPFQSGFSPSSLGSAVGGLTGTGTNTGVNSLLGSLGGLGSMYAPITRQNVELKLTIKPQINESDFIRMAITEQTEEIASTDPVLGPTTSKRSAKTTVVAKDQETVVIGGIMQERTLESVSKVPILGDVPLLGHLFRSTNQRKTKTNLLLFLTPYIIREQSDFRRIFERKMQERQQFVEQFYGQVAGYDVPVDFERKSGPLGRMRRTVLTEEQKAENGGPGMPGERILRPASGTPAPSPAPSTGTSTVAPGEVSPGAGGLQTPATTETPEVQPPSAPPPEDPERLRIQPDTGDQE
- the gspC gene encoding type II secretion system protein GspC, producing MELFFRKYFWTVNLVFILLVALLAAKTVNLFVESALTPLPSGEVAARQKARPTETLASLDIRRMSELTGVAVPEPEPVVAEPTQAAVDPNAAPVKSSLRVKLLGTLVASDKLWSVASIQDMSNQRSFTYMVGDTIEGSSAQVIDIERLRVIVLNNGRKEYIDNQPGDGAVAAYTPPPLPTNTPVQTPPNAGLGNGIRATGENDYEIPRTEIDRTLANLNDVAMQARIVPAFKDGQAQGFKLFSIRPDSIYSKIGVQNGDVIKRINGFELNSPEKALEVYTKLKEASRIEIELERNGSSIRKNYTIR
- a CDS encoding sigma-54-dependent transcriptional regulator; translation: MTTPPAPTVLIVDDDRANLDSVARIFQREGLETLTASQGAEALERLRRPEVSVMVTDLMMPGMDGQELLKAARTIRPDVEVVLMTAYGTVETAVAAMKDGAYDFITKPLKRHALVKAVQKALEKHDLAAENRVLKAKLAEMSGPGGRAMVGQSPAFRAMMDTLRQAAPSTATVLLLGESGTGKELAARALHEQSQRAKGPFVAINCGALPESILEAELFGVERGAFTGAVSRREGRFERAHGGTLFLDEVGEMPLSAQVKLLRVLQEGEFERLGGTQTVRVDVRIVAATNKDLVREVAEGRFREDLYYRLHVVEVRVPALASRREDIPLLADAFLRRFASKNGKVLRGFSPDALSALENYAWPGNVRELEHAVERAVVLARGDILEVGDLPETVRKGPVGSAGQLVIPIGTPMEEIERRVIHETLRHTKGDKTLAARLLGIAARTIYRKLEREASETPSAGDGPGPLPDE